From a region of the Bradyrhizobium diazoefficiens genome:
- a CDS encoding 4-oxalocrotonate tautomerase family protein produces the protein MPLITVSYTSSRQSQALKADIASAVSELTAKILHKDPEVTAIIVKSVDADDWFAGGKSLAEQNLASYWIDIHVSEGTNTKDEKAAYLAAMFKRMGEILGPLHPETYLHVDEVKGDAYGFGGLTQERRYIAGKLDVSPQAA, from the coding sequence ATGCCCCTGATCACCGTGTCCTATACCTCGTCCCGCCAGTCGCAGGCCTTGAAGGCCGATATCGCGAGCGCCGTGTCCGAGCTCACCGCAAAAATCCTGCACAAGGATCCAGAGGTCACCGCCATCATCGTCAAGTCGGTGGACGCCGATGACTGGTTCGCCGGCGGCAAGTCGCTGGCCGAGCAGAATCTCGCGAGCTACTGGATCGACATTCACGTCAGCGAAGGCACCAACACCAAGGACGAGAAGGCGGCCTATCTGGCCGCGATGTTCAAGCGCATGGGCGAAATTTTGGGTCCGCTGCATCCGGAGACCTATCTGCATGTCGACGAGGTCAAGGGCGATGCCTACGGCTTTGGCGGCCTCACCCAGGAGCGCCGTTACATCGCCGGCAAGCTCGAT
- a CDS encoding LysR family transcriptional regulator, whose protein sequence is MIATLDIATVQAFLLVADLQSFTRAAEALGTTQAAVSLKLQRLETLLRKRLVERSPRAVRLTADGVSFLERARALIAAHDRALSGEASAALSLSLGISDHAAGPELVPLLERLHAMSSNLTLAVTIGFSREMQDAYDAGRLDAVIVRQEGSRRGGEKLTEDEFGWFASRRFTLPKGEALPLATLAPPCGVRAVAVRALDKARIAWRERFVGGGVTAVVAATLAGLAIAPLARRIAPPGLVDIGPAHKLPKLGSSKVMLHSKVSDPAKLAALRAVAATFRSGAT, encoded by the coding sequence ATGATAGCCACACTCGACATCGCCACCGTCCAGGCCTTCCTGCTGGTCGCCGACCTCCAGAGCTTTACCCGTGCCGCCGAAGCGCTCGGCACGACGCAGGCGGCCGTCAGCCTGAAGCTGCAACGGCTGGAAACGCTGCTGCGAAAACGCCTGGTCGAGCGTTCGCCGCGCGCGGTCCGGCTCACCGCCGATGGCGTCAGTTTCCTCGAACGCGCCCGTGCACTGATCGCGGCGCATGATCGCGCGCTGTCGGGTGAGGCATCGGCCGCGCTATCGCTCTCGCTCGGCATCTCCGATCATGCGGCGGGTCCTGAGCTCGTGCCGCTGCTCGAACGCCTGCACGCGATGTCCTCAAATCTCACCCTCGCCGTCACGATCGGCTTCTCGCGCGAGATGCAGGATGCCTACGACGCGGGCCGGCTGGATGCGGTGATCGTCCGCCAGGAGGGTAGCCGCCGCGGCGGCGAGAAGCTGACCGAGGACGAGTTCGGCTGGTTCGCGTCACGACGTTTCACCCTGCCGAAGGGAGAAGCGCTGCCGCTTGCAACGCTCGCCCCGCCCTGCGGCGTCCGCGCCGTCGCAGTGCGCGCGCTCGATAAGGCCCGCATCGCCTGGCGCGAGCGCTTTGTCGGCGGCGGCGTCACCGCGGTAGTCGCGGCGACGCTCGCCGGACTTGCCATCGCGCCGCTGGCGCGGCGGATCGCGCCTCCGGGCCTGGTCGACATCGGGCCTGCGCACAAGCTGCCGAAGCTTGGCAGCTCGAAGGTGATGCTCCATTCGAAGGTCAGCGATCCCGCAAAACTCGCGGCGCTGCGCGCGGTCGCGGCAACGTTCCGAAGCGGGGCGACTTGA